Proteins encoded by one window of Emticicia oligotrophica DSM 17448:
- a CDS encoding ABC transporter permease: MIRNYLKVAIRNLWKNKLFSFINIMGLGLAIPFALMALMQLQGAFEFDNFHPNSERIYRIITDEKNQENGTQHYASSPYLLADNLRNNYASVEKATKVVREFGWELNNQLKNIRVNTIYIEPSFFDIFGFRLAKGSIPMEPNSLILSHETAVKFFNDSNPIGQFLSHPTYGSFKITGVLKPFKRGTQFRSDVMVSMATYEKLNAEQLKPTSWERLETHTFVRLSPNASTQALDVALNEIAKKTNTLISKAQKSNTFRKQKLVDISPSTEKLRNNPYVEDMQDIYFNFTIPLMILLLAGFNYTNLTLARSLSRSKEVGVRKVMGAFRSQLITQFIAEAIVIAFLSLFVGVIILQIIKSSIHVNWVTWEVENQTKIWVLFIVFALFLGILAGSLPAWILSSFQPVKVLKGNVLPASFGKIGFRKVLVVIQFVASLGFIFQIGHLYNQFEYMATENENFNRKGIFNISLTAHNYALLANEVATNKDVEKIGFVSVPFGGISTEYAIKAKDKSENIASYYYAADANFIENMGLNILAGTNLPKTESDTATNFVLLNEQALKRLHLGTPQEAIGKAIYLNNSSNASQIVGIVKDFCHFNYQFEKQPVVFQYNPAQFHVMVVKTNINTSKTDFLSDIQRIWKKQNPYQQLSYSWFEQELYERYYPAEDMKMMGMAALVIIVIAVMGLLGMVNYSTEKRTKEIGIRKVMGASVGEIVRILSWSFMKLLIWAGIIAIPIGFAESLVLDNLFTFYAGLNIGLMTIFFICIFCIAGSTIAYYAIRTANLNPVKTLRTE, from the coding sequence ATGATTCGTAATTACTTAAAAGTAGCGATTAGAAACCTTTGGAAAAATAAGCTTTTCTCCTTTATCAATATTATGGGGTTAGGTTTAGCCATTCCATTTGCTTTGATGGCATTAATGCAGCTTCAAGGAGCATTTGAATTTGATAATTTTCATCCTAATTCTGAGCGAATTTATAGAATTATTACCGATGAAAAAAATCAAGAAAATGGCACGCAACACTATGCTTCTTCTCCATATTTATTAGCCGATAATCTTCGAAACAATTATGCTTCAGTTGAGAAAGCCACGAAAGTTGTTCGTGAATTTGGCTGGGAGCTAAATAATCAATTAAAAAATATTCGGGTAAACACGATTTATATTGAGCCTTCTTTCTTTGATATTTTTGGATTTAGGCTAGCCAAAGGTTCAATACCAATGGAGCCTAATAGTTTGATTTTAAGTCATGAAACGGCTGTCAAGTTTTTTAATGATAGTAATCCAATTGGGCAGTTTCTCTCGCATCCAACCTATGGAAGTTTTAAAATCACAGGTGTTTTGAAACCTTTCAAAAGAGGTACACAATTTCGGAGTGATGTGATGGTTTCGATGGCTACTTATGAGAAACTTAATGCCGAGCAGTTAAAGCCAACTTCATGGGAAAGATTAGAAACACACACTTTTGTGCGACTTTCTCCCAATGCCTCAACTCAAGCTTTAGATGTAGCTTTGAATGAGATTGCTAAGAAAACCAATACTTTAATTAGTAAGGCCCAAAAGAGCAATACTTTTCGTAAACAAAAGTTAGTGGATATCTCGCCAAGTACAGAAAAACTCCGTAATAATCCTTATGTAGAAGATATGCAGGATATTTATTTCAACTTTACTATTCCACTCATGATTTTATTATTGGCTGGGTTTAATTATACAAATCTGACTTTAGCGAGGTCATTGAGCCGCTCGAAAGAGGTAGGAGTAAGAAAAGTAATGGGAGCATTCAGAAGCCAATTAATCACACAATTTATCGCCGAGGCTATCGTGATTGCTTTTTTATCACTTTTTGTTGGTGTTATCATTTTACAAATTATAAAATCATCTATACACGTCAATTGGGTAACTTGGGAAGTAGAAAACCAGACTAAGATTTGGGTACTTTTCATTGTATTTGCTTTATTTTTAGGAATTTTAGCAGGTAGCTTACCTGCTTGGATTTTATCGAGTTTTCAGCCTGTAAAAGTTCTTAAAGGGAATGTTTTACCCGCTAGTTTCGGAAAAATAGGTTTTCGAAAGGTATTGGTTGTCATTCAGTTTGTGGCTTCGCTGGGGTTCATTTTTCAAATTGGGCATCTTTATAATCAGTTTGAATATATGGCAACAGAAAATGAGAATTTTAATCGGAAAGGAATTTTTAACATTTCTCTTACCGCTCATAATTATGCTTTATTAGCGAATGAAGTAGCAACAAATAAGGATGTAGAAAAAATAGGATTTGTGTCGGTACCTTTTGGTGGAATCTCGACCGAATATGCAATCAAAGCAAAAGATAAAAGTGAAAATATCGCTTCATATTATTATGCCGCCGATGCCAATTTTATTGAAAATATGGGTTTAAATATTCTGGCGGGTACAAATCTACCCAAAACAGAATCAGATACAGCAACCAACTTTGTATTGCTCAATGAACAAGCACTTAAACGCCTACATTTAGGTACTCCACAAGAAGCCATCGGAAAAGCTATTTATCTTAATAATTCATCCAATGCTTCGCAAATAGTGGGTATAGTGAAAGACTTTTGTCATTTTAATTATCAATTTGAAAAGCAGCCAGTGGTATTTCAATATAATCCTGCTCAGTTTCATGTAATGGTTGTTAAAACTAATATTAATACATCCAAAACTGACTTTTTGTCTGATATTCAGCGTATCTGGAAGAAACAAAATCCATATCAACAATTAAGTTACTCATGGTTTGAGCAAGAACTTTACGAACGTTATTATCCAGCCGAAGATATGAAAATGATGGGTATGGCAGCACTCGTAATCATCGTCATTGCGGTTATGGGTTTGTTGGGTATGGTGAATTACAGTACAGAGAAACGTACTAAAGAAATCGGAATTAGAAAAGTAATGGGGGCATCGGTTGGAGAAATTGTGCGAATACTTTCTTGGAGTTTCATGAAACTCCTTATTTGGGCTGGAATCATAGCTATTCCGATTGGTTTTGCTGAAAGCTTGGTTTTAGACAATTTATTTACCTTTTATGCTGGACTCAATATTGGTTTAATGACTATCTTTTTTATCTGTATTTTCTGTATTGCGGGCAGTACGATTGCATATTACGCTATCCGAACAGCGAATCTAAATCCAGTGAAAACTTTGAGGACGGAATAA
- a CDS encoding ABC transporter permease — protein sequence MIRNYFKIAWRNIINNKLYSVINILGLSLGLTVCLLITLFVKDELSYDQFQSKKHSIYRLVSDEISPSGEVHKIGISGMVQGATFKRQVPELEEMVRIVGDRFNIRHNNEIFIQEVTKVDSSFFKIFDAEFVEGSPYRALSDPQSVVISEEVAERFFGKNKALGKPLSIFYDNEFQNFTVSGVTKKSPINSSIQINLLLPLHHDKVQDDQWINFYMNTFFTVKEGANPAIIEQKFAKIYAAEAKEQIAQALKDWGYKGKLVWKLQPFLEMHLSKDYQAQNGIKESGNKLFSYFLTGIAAFILIIACINFVNIAISRSMKRAKEIGVRKVMGSERKQLIIQFLSESALLSLIAFIVAICISVLALPTFNQLSDKTLSFSYLLDTKLVLLYLAIFILTAFLSGFYPALVLSGFQPVETLYGRFRFGGKNLLQKSLTVLQFGLATFFILLTIVQFKQVDLFMNQSLGYDDSNIMIVNAGNVERSKANVFISELEKYPTIQQVAPRQQGFWFTLSTVNGDKQLNHDLEVVDNRYIELLGLKVLQGRNFSPSFPSDTATAVLVNEAFVKEANWKNPIGQTIAFHNKDKYQVIGVIKDYHYSSLYEKVRPQLFIADPKHGGYGAFYIRITGQNISQTIAYVREKFKSSMPTKPFEYEFLHETNAKNYTKEIKMKQIIGWAAWLTIFISCIGLFGLSSLATEKRFKEIGVRKVLGASTNSIVRILSIDFLKLILIAYLIAAPAAYYAAEQLLQSYPYRIQQGADMFLLTIIGLLMVGLLTVSYQAMKAAMMNPVKSLKTE from the coding sequence ATGATACGCAATTACTTTAAAATCGCTTGGAGAAACATTATCAACAACAAACTCTATTCTGTCATTAATATTTTGGGACTGAGTTTGGGTTTGACTGTTTGTTTACTTATCACCTTATTTGTGAAAGATGAACTTAGTTACGATCAATTTCAAAGTAAAAAACACAGCATTTATCGCTTAGTTTCTGATGAAATAAGTCCGAGTGGAGAAGTCCATAAAATAGGCATTTCGGGAATGGTACAGGGGGCAACTTTTAAACGACAAGTTCCGGAATTAGAAGAAATGGTAAGAATTGTAGGGGATAGATTTAATATTCGCCATAACAACGAAATCTTTATTCAAGAGGTTACGAAAGTAGATAGTAGTTTCTTCAAAATTTTTGATGCTGAATTTGTGGAAGGGTCTCCTTACAGAGCCCTATCTGACCCACAATCGGTTGTTATATCGGAAGAAGTAGCCGAACGTTTTTTTGGGAAAAACAAGGCTTTAGGAAAGCCGCTTTCTATCTTTTACGATAATGAATTTCAGAATTTTACCGTTTCGGGTGTTACAAAAAAATCACCGATTAATTCAAGTATTCAGATAAACTTATTATTGCCATTGCATCATGATAAAGTACAAGATGACCAATGGATTAACTTTTATATGAATACATTTTTCACGGTAAAAGAAGGAGCTAATCCCGCTATAATTGAGCAAAAATTTGCTAAAATCTATGCTGCGGAGGCTAAAGAACAAATAGCTCAGGCCTTGAAAGATTGGGGTTATAAAGGCAAATTAGTCTGGAAATTACAGCCATTTCTTGAAATGCACCTAAGTAAAGATTATCAAGCTCAAAATGGAATTAAAGAGTCTGGAAATAAGCTTTTTTCTTATTTTTTAACTGGTATTGCGGCGTTTATTCTAATAATTGCTTGTATAAACTTTGTGAATATTGCTATTTCTCGTTCGATGAAACGTGCCAAAGAAATTGGTGTTAGGAAAGTAATGGGCAGCGAACGCAAGCAACTAATTATACAATTTTTATCCGAGTCGGCACTTTTGAGTTTAATAGCTTTTATTGTAGCTATTTGCATTTCTGTTTTGGCATTGCCAACTTTTAATCAACTTTCCGATAAAACACTTTCATTTAGCTATTTATTAGACACTAAGTTGGTGCTACTTTATCTAGCTATCTTTATTCTAACTGCTTTTTTATCTGGTTTTTATCCTGCCTTGGTTTTATCGGGTTTTCAGCCAGTAGAAACACTTTATGGGCGATTTAGATTTGGAGGTAAAAATTTGCTACAAAAATCGCTCACGGTTTTGCAATTTGGTTTAGCTACTTTCTTTATTCTACTCACGATAGTGCAGTTTAAGCAAGTAGATTTATTCATGAACCAGAGTTTGGGTTATGATGATTCGAATATTATGATTGTGAATGCTGGAAACGTTGAACGTTCGAAAGCCAACGTTTTTATCAGTGAATTAGAGAAATACCCAACGATTCAGCAAGTGGCTCCACGTCAGCAAGGTTTTTGGTTTACGCTATCTACCGTTAATGGTGATAAACAGCTCAACCATGATTTAGAAGTAGTTGATAATAGATACATTGAGTTACTTGGATTAAAAGTGTTACAAGGACGTAATTTTTCGCCATCTTTTCCAAGTGATACTGCTACTGCGGTATTAGTCAATGAAGCGTTTGTCAAGGAAGCTAATTGGAAAAATCCAATCGGTCAGACGATTGCTTTCCATAATAAAGATAAATACCAAGTTATAGGAGTTATTAAAGATTATCATTATAGTTCATTATACGAAAAGGTACGTCCACAACTTTTCATTGCCGACCCTAAGCATGGAGGTTACGGTGCTTTCTATATTCGAATAACTGGACAGAATATCTCGCAAACAATTGCTTATGTAAGAGAAAAATTCAAGAGTTCGATGCCAACAAAACCATTTGAGTATGAATTTTTACATGAAACCAATGCAAAGAACTACACGAAGGAAATAAAAATGAAGCAAATAATTGGCTGGGCTGCATGGCTAACAATTTTTATTTCTTGTATCGGACTTTTCGGTCTTTCTTCTTTAGCTACTGAAAAGCGTTTCAAAGAAATTGGTGTACGAAAAGTTCTTGGAGCAAGTACTAATAGTATCGTAAGAATTTTGTCGATTGATTTTCTAAAACTCATTCTTATTGCTTATTTGATAGCTGCACCAGCTGCCTACTATGCGGCAGAACAATTGCTACAAAGTTATCCATATCGCATTCAACAAGGGGCTGACATGTTTTTACTAACCATTATAGGATTATTGATGGTTGGTTTACTTACGGTAAGTTATCAGGCAATGAAAGCTGCCATGATGAACCCAGTAAAATCATTAAAAACAGAATAA
- a CDS encoding ABC transporter permease produces the protein MIRNYLKIAVRNLLKNKSYALINIVGLSVAFGAAILLFLTAHFEFSFDNFHTNKERIYKVFYKLNLAEKQQMGTSVPAPLRGALASEFKSEIKYLTRIMDSGVQIVQGEKTIDNDLNYVDADFLKMFSFKMLKGDPNTALNDLRSIVINESTSKKLFGDSEPLGQTLKLNFGEKMEAFIVSGVIADAPENSSVESEMMLRFENNPSYHDLKDGWNNQNHQLYVQLADNITHDNFEKRLKPFTRKYYKTSIEQILKEGGKPDERGEVFSIRLMPLLEEHFIKNLGGIQVLDKTYPYMLLIISVLVVLVACINFINLSIARSLERAKEVGMRKALGAVKNQILAQFWGEAFILCIIGFTIGGVLAVTLMPSYNSIFQSFISFKSLLNPWVAVLLLASFLIVTLVAGGYPALIVTKFNIIEVLKGKVKVSTRSGGLRNTLIIVQFSIATLLISSTLIVWKQIDYLRNKPLGFDESQVISIPVGHEVQGTKMLEFMRNKLANYPQIQSITAADINIGRGKDNSMSHSGYGFEMEGKTYHTNGLNVDYDYIKTLGLSLTNGRDFSREFQSDKSRSIVVNESMVKQLGFKNPIGKNIPIGDSLGRTIVGVVKDYHFESLKNKIESMTFFLQGDFGYSYIFVKLAPQASPKETMDLLAKAYKEIAPKSVFQASFLDENTNNLYRKEERFSQIIMSAAALAILLSCMGLFAIALMMIAQRTKEIGIRKVLGASIPSLVLLLSKDFLVLVSIAIMIASPIAYYLMEKWLTDFVYRINIGWNVFLMAGLTAVVIALLTVSYQAVKAALMNPVNSLQNE, from the coding sequence ATGATACGCAATTACCTAAAAATCGCTGTTAGAAATTTGTTGAAAAACAAATCTTACGCACTTATCAATATCGTAGGTTTATCGGTAGCTTTTGGAGCTGCCATTTTGTTATTTCTTACCGCTCATTTCGAATTTTCTTTCGATAATTTCCACACTAATAAAGAGCGTATTTATAAAGTTTTTTATAAGCTAAACTTGGCAGAAAAACAACAAATGGGTACTTCTGTTCCTGCACCACTGCGTGGGGCATTAGCTTCTGAGTTTAAGTCAGAAATCAAATACCTAACACGCATTATGGATAGTGGCGTGCAGATAGTTCAAGGCGAAAAAACAATTGATAATGACCTAAATTATGTTGATGCCGACTTCTTGAAAATGTTTTCGTTTAAAATGCTAAAAGGCGACCCAAATACGGCTTTAAACGATTTACGTAGCATTGTAATTAATGAATCAACATCCAAGAAATTATTTGGCGATTCGGAGCCATTAGGCCAAACACTTAAGCTGAATTTTGGTGAAAAAATGGAGGCTTTTATTGTAAGTGGAGTAATTGCCGATGCCCCCGAAAATTCAAGTGTTGAAAGTGAAATGATGCTTAGGTTTGAAAATAATCCGTCCTACCATGATTTGAAAGATGGATGGAATAACCAAAATCACCAACTCTATGTACAACTAGCGGATAATATTACACACGATAACTTTGAAAAAAGACTTAAACCTTTCACTCGTAAATATTATAAAACCTCGATTGAGCAAATTCTGAAAGAAGGAGGAAAACCCGATGAACGAGGCGAAGTTTTTAGTATAAGACTTATGCCTTTATTAGAAGAGCATTTTATAAAAAACTTGGGCGGAATACAGGTTTTAGATAAAACCTACCCATATATGTTGTTGATTATTAGTGTATTGGTAGTTTTGGTAGCTTGTATCAATTTTATTAATTTATCAATTGCTCGTTCGCTCGAACGTGCCAAAGAAGTAGGCATGCGAAAAGCTTTAGGGGCGGTAAAAAATCAGATTCTAGCTCAGTTTTGGGGTGAGGCTTTTATTTTATGTATCATTGGTTTTACGATAGGAGGGGTATTGGCCGTAACTCTGATGCCAAGCTATAATTCTATTTTTCAGAGTTTTATTTCTTTTAAAAGTCTGCTTAACCCTTGGGTAGCGGTTTTATTGTTGGCGAGTTTCCTAATTGTTACACTCGTTGCTGGAGGTTACCCAGCATTAATTGTTACAAAATTCAACATTATTGAAGTTTTAAAAGGAAAAGTAAAGGTGAGTACACGCTCAGGTGGACTAAGAAATACTCTAATTATTGTCCAATTTAGTATTGCTACCTTGCTTATTAGCAGCACTTTGATTGTTTGGAAACAAATTGATTATTTAAGAAATAAACCTTTAGGTTTTGATGAAAGTCAAGTAATTAGTATTCCCGTTGGACATGAAGTTCAAGGTACAAAAATGCTTGAATTTATGAGAAATAAGCTGGCCAATTATCCACAAATTCAGAGTATTACTGCCGCCGATATTAATATTGGCAGAGGAAAAGATAATTCGATGTCGCACTCGGGTTATGGGTTTGAAATGGAAGGAAAAACTTATCATACCAATGGACTAAACGTTGATTATGATTACATCAAAACACTTGGGCTAAGCCTCACGAATGGACGTGATTTTTCAAGAGAATTTCAATCTGATAAATCAAGAAGTATTGTTGTAAATGAGTCTATGGTGAAACAGTTAGGCTTCAAGAATCCAATCGGGAAAAATATCCCAATTGGTGATAGTTTAGGCCGAACTATTGTGGGCGTGGTGAAAGATTATCATTTCGAATCACTAAAAAATAAAATCGAATCTATGACCTTCTTCCTGCAAGGCGATTTTGGCTATAGTTATATTTTTGTCAAATTAGCTCCGCAGGCATCGCCCAAAGAAACAATGGATTTATTAGCAAAAGCCTACAAAGAAATCGCTCCTAAATCGGTATTTCAAGCTTCGTTTTTAGATGAAAACACTAACAATCTTTATAGAAAAGAGGAGCGTTTTTCTCAAATTATTATGAGTGCTGCAGCCTTAGCTATTTTATTATCTTGTATGGGTTTATTTGCCATTGCTTTAATGATGATTGCCCAACGTACCAAAGAGATTGGTATTCGAAAAGTATTAGGAGCGAGTATCCCAAGTTTAGTGCTTTTACTTTCTAAAGATTTCTTGGTTTTGGTTTCAATTGCTATAATGATAGCCTCTCCAATTGCTTATTATCTCATGGAAAAATGGCTAACAGATTTTGTCTATCGCATTAATATTGGCTGGAATGTATTTTTAATGGCAGGTCTAACTGCTGTCGTAATTGCCTTATTGACAGTTAGTTATCAGGCAGTAAAAGCGGCTTTGATGAATCCTGTAAATAGTTTGCAAAATGAATAG
- a CDS encoding ABC transporter permease, whose protein sequence is MLKNYFKVAVRNLLKNKALFGINVLGLAIGLATFLTISLFVLDEWSYDTFNSENIARIVLQAKMGEEKINEAAVMAPVAATLKQAIPEIKETTRIHKITDAAKVKLAQKTIRNGKLFFADETFFDVFSIKMIQGNPKTALKEPYSIVLTQEQAKLYFGDTDPLNKTITIEGIGIYGLNGFNNFSGQYTVSGIIEKIPANAHFHFDLLGSMATNSAANSPSWLAGQYYTYLSLKGNSDLKQIESKIKSVTDKYFSADLKAQMGMNLSEFEAKGNKVNLVLQPIKDIHLYSNLSGEFEAGGSYKTVLIFSTVALFMLLIACINFINLSTASASKRLKEIGMRKVLGSAQQQLIIQFLVESFLATFFALLLGLGIFYFTLPLFNQLSGKAFYIWQLLSLQNLALLVGLVFAISLLAGGYPAFFMSSFNPLGALKSRFTSGRSKGVRSTLVVFQFGISAILIIGTIVVNQQMDYIQKKDIGYDRNSLIVIRDAGFLGNKLSVFRDELKKDPRVKNITTSAYVPAGPTDDNMNSFLKSDDPTQHIRMRIYSVDEAYVPTLGMKINFGRNLSDALDQKSNNVLINETAIKALGLPKNPVGEIIKLDDNSTKTVIGVVKDFHARSLREPIEPLIMQYGPYYGLILKAENKDMASLLAKMESIWKSFGTGETFRYAFLDELYNETYLKEANMLIILRAFAILTIFIACLGLFGLITYTTQQRTKEIGIRKTLGATVLQIVILLAKDFIKLVGFSLLIAFPLGYYLMNNWLQDFEYRVGISTWVFVLSGLMTLAIAFLTIAFRSIEAALMNPVKSLKTE, encoded by the coding sequence ATGTTAAAAAACTACTTCAAAGTTGCAGTTCGAAACCTACTCAAAAACAAAGCATTGTTTGGTATCAATGTTTTGGGTCTAGCAATTGGTTTAGCTACATTCCTAACAATAAGTCTTTTTGTGTTAGATGAGTGGAGCTATGATACATTCAATTCCGAGAATATTGCTAGGATTGTTTTGCAAGCCAAAATGGGTGAAGAAAAAATCAATGAAGCAGCTGTTATGGCTCCTGTAGCAGCTACGCTCAAACAGGCTATTCCTGAAATAAAAGAAACCACTCGAATTCATAAAATTACTGATGCAGCTAAAGTGAAATTAGCTCAAAAAACTATTCGAAACGGGAAATTATTTTTTGCTGATGAAACATTTTTTGATGTTTTCTCCATAAAAATGATTCAAGGTAATCCTAAAACTGCCTTGAAAGAACCTTATTCGATTGTACTGACACAAGAGCAAGCCAAGCTTTATTTTGGCGATACAGACCCCCTGAATAAAACAATTACTATCGAGGGTATTGGCATTTATGGACTCAATGGTTTTAATAATTTTTCTGGGCAATATACGGTAAGTGGCATTATTGAAAAAATTCCAGCAAATGCACATTTTCATTTTGATTTACTTGGTTCGATGGCTACGAATTCGGCAGCTAATTCGCCTAGTTGGCTTGCAGGTCAATATTATACTTATTTGAGCCTAAAAGGAAATAGTGATTTGAAGCAAATCGAAAGCAAAATCAAATCAGTGACAGACAAATATTTTAGTGCTGACCTCAAGGCACAAATGGGTATGAATTTAAGTGAATTTGAAGCAAAAGGTAATAAAGTAAATTTGGTCTTACAACCCATTAAGGATATCCATCTTTACTCTAATCTTAGCGGAGAATTTGAAGCAGGAGGTAGTTATAAAACTGTACTTATATTCAGTACTGTTGCTCTCTTTATGCTTTTAATTGCTTGCATTAATTTCATAAATCTAAGTACTGCTTCGGCTTCAAAACGCCTCAAGGAAATTGGTATGCGTAAAGTACTGGGTTCAGCCCAACAACAATTAATCATACAGTTTTTAGTTGAGTCGTTTTTAGCTACTTTTTTTGCACTTCTACTCGGACTCGGAATTTTCTATTTCACACTTCCTTTATTTAATCAGTTAAGTGGAAAAGCATTTTATATATGGCAATTATTATCGTTGCAAAATCTTGCTTTATTGGTGGGTCTTGTCTTTGCTATAAGCTTATTGGCTGGTGGATATCCAGCATTCTTTATGTCTTCGTTTAATCCTTTAGGGGCTTTAAAAAGTCGATTTACATCAGGTAGAAGCAAAGGGGTTAGAAGTACTTTGGTAGTTTTTCAGTTTGGCATTTCAGCCATTCTAATTATTGGGACAATCGTAGTGAACCAGCAAATGGATTATATCCAGAAAAAAGACATTGGTTATGACCGTAATTCACTTATTGTTATACGTGATGCAGGTTTTTTAGGAAATAAGCTTAGTGTTTTTAGAGACGAACTAAAAAAAGACCCACGAGTAAAGAATATTACCACATCGGCATATGTACCTGCGGGTCCGACCGATGATAATATGAATTCATTTTTAAAATCAGATGACCCTACACAACACATTCGTATGAGAATTTATAGTGTAGATGAGGCTTATGTGCCCACTTTGGGAATGAAAATCAATTTTGGACGAAATCTTTCTGATGCGTTAGACCAAAAATCAAATAATGTTTTAATCAACGAAACGGCAATAAAGGCTCTGGGATTACCTAAAAATCCAGTAGGTGAAATAATCAAATTAGATGATAACTCTACCAAAACAGTCATAGGTGTTGTCAAAGATTTTCATGCACGCTCTTTGCGTGAGCCAATCGAGCCACTTATCATGCAATATGGGCCATATTATGGTCTAATTTTAAAAGCCGAAAACAAAGATATGGCTAGCTTATTGGCTAAAATGGAAAGTATTTGGAAGAGTTTTGGTACGGGCGAAACCTTTAGATATGCTTTTTTAGATGAACTATACAATGAAACTTATCTGAAAGAAGCCAATATGTTAATTATTCTGCGGGCTTTTGCAATTCTTACCATTTTTATTGCGTGTTTAGGTTTGTTCGGGCTAATTACCTACACTACTCAACAGCGTACAAAAGAAATTGGGATTCGTAAAACATTAGGAGCCACAGTTCTACAAATTGTGATTTTATTAGCCAAAGATTTTATAAAGTTAGTAGGTTTCTCATTGTTGATAGCTTTTCCGTTGGGCTATTATTTAATGAATAATTGGCTACAAGATTTTGAATATAGGGTTGGAATTAGTACTTGGGTTTTTGTACTATCAGGACTGATGACCTTAGCAATAGCTTTTTTAACAATTGCCTTTCGAAGTATAGAGGCGGCGTTGATGAATCCTGTAAAATCATTGAAAACAGAATAA
- a CDS encoding class I SAM-dependent DNA methyltransferase has product MNRESYNKIAEIWAEHRHSSFVSQIIVDFAEKLSLNAKVLDIGCGTGMPVAGYLASKGLLVTGIDFAEKMIEIAQSQQIPQTQFLVSDFFDFETKETFDGILAWDSFFHFPKEKQAMIYPKVARLLNSGGYLLFTHGDDDGEHTNPMMGEEFYYSAILKEDIIQLLEANGCEVIDMIKDYREKDTHRGLVVLAQKK; this is encoded by the coding sequence ATGAATAGAGAATCATATAATAAAATTGCCGAAATATGGGCTGAGCATAGGCATAGTTCATTTGTGAGCCAGATTATTGTAGATTTTGCAGAAAAGTTAAGTCTGAATGCTAAAGTATTAGATATAGGATGTGGAACTGGTATGCCTGTGGCAGGTTATTTAGCTTCAAAAGGCTTGCTTGTAACTGGTATTGATTTCGCCGAAAAAATGATAGAAATAGCTCAAAGTCAACAGATTCCCCAAACTCAATTTCTTGTTTCTGATTTTTTCGACTTCGAAACCAAGGAAACATTTGATGGTATTTTAGCTTGGGATTCGTTCTTCCATTTTCCAAAAGAAAAGCAAGCAATGATTTACCCTAAAGTGGCTCGATTACTCAATTCTGGCGGATATTTACTTTTTACCCACGGTGATGATGATGGCGAGCATACAAATCCAATGATGGGCGAGGAGTTTTATTACAGTGCTATTTTGAAAGAAGATATTATACAATTACTTGAGGCTAATGGATGCGAAGTTATTGATATGATAAAAGATTACCGAGAAAAAGACACACATCGAGGTTTGGTAGTTTTAGCACAGAAGAAATAA